gtgtgtgtttacctgtgtgtgtgtgtgtgtgtgtgtgtgtgtttgtttgcgtgtgtgtgtgtgtttacctgtgtgtgtgtgtttacctgtgtgtgtttacctgtgtgtgtttacctgtgtgtgtgtgtttacctgtgtgtgtgtgtgtttacctgtgtgtgtgtgtgtgtgtgtttgtttgcgtgtgtgtgtgtgtttacctgtgtgtgtgtgtgtgtgtgtgtttgtttacctgtgtgtgtgtgtgtttacctgtgtgtgtgtgtgtgtgtttgtttacctgtgtgtgtgtgtttacctgtgtgtgtgtgtgtgtttgtttacctgtgtgtgtgtgtgtgtgtttgtttacctgtgtgtgtgtgtgtgtgtgtgtgtttacctgtgtgtgtgtgtttacctgtgtgtgtgtgtgtgtgtttgtttacctgtgtgtgtgtgtgtgtgtttgtttacctgtgtgtgtgtgtttacctgtgtgagcAGCTCTAAGTGGAGGAGAAGGTCATGTGACCCCCCTGGTTCATCTTCAGGTGGTTGTCGAGGATCTGGAACATCTCCTGGATGTTCGGCACGTAACCCGACTGCAGCTTGGACCACACGGGAACGTCTGAGGGGGGGACGGAAAACAGCGTTACACCAGGAAGTGCCTCACCCTGCCGACAAGCAACGACTCATCGCTAACCGCCGATTGGTCGGGTTCGGCTGCAGGTGTGACGGTCAGGTGACCCGTCAGCCCCCCCATCACAGGTGGAGAAGATGGTTTCtgtttgggtcacgtgaccctCTGACATCACAGAGGTCACCTGAGCTCTCCTGACCTAAGAGGTGTGAGCTGATCAGTGATTGGCTGTGAGGTCTGACAAACATCGTATCACCATGACGATCAGTTGCGATCAATTCCTTCTCAAAGCTGAAAACATCAGAATTCAAAGACTTTCAAGGATTTCCAGGACCCACAGAGTCCCCGAGCATCCCCTCAGTTTCCATGACGACAGGGTGACCCTCATCAGCAGCTGCTTCTGACCTCGACCCTTTCGCCCAATCAGAACTCACCGTTCAGAGTGACCTCGAAGGCTCCCGTGGACAGGAAGTGCGTCTCCATCATGTTGCAGAGGAAGAACGCCATCAGACACGAGAAGATCTGAAAGCACAGGGCATGTGGTCAGGCTGCTGCCATGGCAACCAGGTACCGCACCCGGCAGGTAACGGTTCTGTGGAGTCCCCCaagggtcaattcttggacctcttctgtttaacttgtatatgctccctttgggtcagatattgcagaattttaacatcaattatcacagttatgcagacgatacacaactttatgtgtctctgtcaccatggcgactgcagcccagcagacgtactgtgtcagtgtctggaggaagtaaacacctggatgagagagaattttctacaattaaatgaagacaaaactgagatcattctgtttggtagcaaagagaagagggtcagcgttggtaaatatcttgagactcgggcccttacaatcactgagcgagttggtaacctcggagtgttgatagactcagatctgactttcagcagccacatcaaagctgtcaccaaggcagctttttaccacctcagaaacatcaacagaattaaaggtttccaggagaaactcctccatgcattcatctacagcagactccatcactgtaacgctcttttaactggacttcccacaaagagcattaaacatctgcagctcatccagaacgctgctgctggagttttaacccggactaagagatctgaacacatcacagcagctttaaaatctttactctggcttccagtcagtcacagaatagattttaaaagcctgctgatggtttacaatctgtgatctgttcagagaatataaagccagcagagctctgagatccaaggactcaggtcagctggtccagtccagagtccagactaaacatggagaagcagcatttagctgttatgctgccaacaagtggaacaaactgccagtggagattaaagcGATacttcggagtagattcaccctggggtcatttgaaccgtgacatccagccaagtagcccacccgcagttttttcgatattggctgaacatcagctgagttactgagttatcccgaatagcttagtacaagcgctaacggaccctggcagtatctccaaaattaccacactaaaatcacatgccatgacaccaaacttctacagtagtacaaatatggtctgtactcacaaagcgatgcatttggaagtttgtacatagtccaggagtttattattatcaacacaagcctgatagcttctctgcagctaaagctgcgtcgacgtcacttctgggagcttcaaagtaagatgagggttgatctactactgtagacaacaaagtatatgctatattctacatgtttttttatgaatttttatgttgtagagtcgtgaatttattttattaatggagaaattgagcagcctggctttgttgtctacagtagtagatcaaccctcatcttactttgaagctcccagaagtgacgtcgccgcagctttagctgcagagaagctatcaggcttgtgttgataataataaactcctggactatgtacaaacttccaaatgcatcgttttgtgagtacagaccatatttgtactactgtagaagtttggtgtcatggcatgtgattttagtgtggtaattctggagatactgccagggtccgttagcgcttgtactaagctattcgggataactcagtaactcagctgatgttcagccaagatcgaaaaaactgcgggtgggctacttggctggatgtcacggttcaaatgaccccagggtgaatctactccgaagtATCgctttaaactttcaccaaatggagacatttttaaatccaggttaaaaacatttctgttctcatgtgtctatgcatgaaatctgcacgatatctttgaacttatctggactgttgcttgtttttaaattcatttaaattattttatttgtttctctttatattcttttatgtattttaatgcttctcccactccctgctgcaatgcttttatttgatgtaaagcactttgaactgttttgtaaatgaaatgtgctatataaataaatttgatttaatctGATACCTTGTTGTCCTGAGTCCAGGTCCAAGCTCGGGGGGTGTCGAGTCCGAGGAAAGGGAACGGGTTCTGCCCGCTGACGATGAGCAGGATGGCGAGCAGCTTCAGGTAAGAGAAGAGGTTACCGAGACACCTGGGGGGGGGGTTAGACacatgaaagtgtgtgtgttttcctggTTTAATGAGGTCAcggctcacctgtgtgtgtgtttacctgtgtgtgtgttttcctggTTTAATGAGGTCAcggctcacctgtgtgtgtgttttcctggTTTAATGAGGTCAcggctcacctgtgtgtgtgttttcctggTTTAATGAGGTCATgactcacctgtgtgtgtgtttacctggtTTAATGAGGTCAtggctcacctgtgtgtgttttcctggTTTAATGAGGTCAtggctcacctgtgtgtgtgttttcctggTTTAATGAGGTCAcggctcacctgtgtgtgtgtttacctggtTTAATGAGGTCAcggctcacctgtgtgtgtgtttacctggtTTAATGAGGTCAtggctcacctgtgtgtgttttcctggTTTAATGAGGTCAtggctcacctgtgtgtgtgtttacctgtgtgtgtgtttacctggtTTAATGAGGTCAcggctcacctgtgtgtgtgttttcctggTTTAATGAGGTCAcggctcacctgtgtgtgtgttttcctggTTTAATGAGGTCATgactcacctgtgtgtgtgtttacctgtgtgtgtgtttacctggtTTAATGAGGTCACGGCTCACCTGTTGACGGTGGTCGGGGGGTAGTTTCCCCCCTCGATGCGCATGTCTGGGTACACCTGGCTGATGGCGTGAGAGTGTTCCTGGAAGACTTTGCTGTAGCCTCAGGAGATGCTGAGAACACACAGGAGACAATCAGCAGGTCTGAGGTTTACATGTGGCTTTCCTCCCGTTCTCTGATGATTACTTTATTCTCCTGATGAGTTGGACTCTGgtacttattattattattattattattattattattattatgagtaAATGCTTCTTTATTGGAGGTGATTCTCCTTCAGAGACGTTTCACCCACAACAACCTGCTGTTTAAACCCGTCTGAGTCGAAAGGGGAAAGAAGCACCACCAGGTgaatgttagcatgttagcatgttagctcCTGAGTGTAAACACGTTTTATTCAATTTAATGAAAACACTTTATCCCGTTTAATTGATTAAAACTATATTGCTTTGTAGAACTTAATAAATCCTCTGATATTTACATTAAATTTGACAAAATGAAGCTAACTCACCAGTACTGGAACCGGAGCACGGGCCCGGTGTACATGGAGGCCTTGGCCGGCTTCCCCGGCTCTGAGTCCGGCAGGGTGTCCGGGGAGAGGCCGGGGCCGTCGGGCTGCTGTGTGCCCGACCTGCCGAGGTAAACGTCCCGCAGAGTGAGAGCCGTGAAGAGGAGCAGGGCCGCCAGCAGGCCGGCCTGGTTGTACTCCGCCATGGTTTGCGTCTGCCGGAGGAACCGATCTGTCCGGTAACCAGATTACACAAAGCTGCACTTCCGCTGCGCCTTCAGAATAAGAGCTGCACCGGAAACGGGTCTGTggatgtattattattattttttaatactttattttcctttacaagatacaaaaacagtgcaaaaacatgacaagtatcattaataataaattaagAACAAATAAGCAttccaaaataaatacatacataagtagtttaaataataaatgaagagagGGAGATGGAGAGAGAGGGTCTGTGGATGTTACGCAAAGGTgaacaacaataataaaatgtattaaataataataattactcATACGGATAGCTTCCCCTTCTGTCTCTACCTCAGAACAGTTTTCATTCTTTAATCAAAGAAGACAAAGAACACCGGAGCtgtttaaacacatttaaacactTAAATTCCCTTTAACCAGAGCGCGAgcacctaaccctaaacctcaTTTCACAATCTCACatttttttcagtcatttttgttcattttatttaattttttactaTTTTACCTCTCGATGACGGCATAACTGCACGACGCATGGTAACTCGTATAGTGACGTCATATATGTGCGACGCTCTGTTGCGCGCAGACCGGGGaacgaaggtgaaagaaaagAGGTAAACAAATCCACTTTGaggattttcttcttcttcttcttcttcttcttcttgggttCACGTACTCCGACAGCGCGCATGCTCTGTCCCGCCGCGTGCCTCCCGGACTGAGCATGTTCAGGGTGGGGGGGTTAGTGAGGACCGCCGTCCTGCAGCTTCCGGGTCCCCGGTGCTCAGGTGGGACCCTCCGGAGGTCACGTGTCCTCACCTGCGCGCCTCTGCCTGCTGCACGGACCGCGTCGGGTGACGCGCCAGCGGCCGCAGGTGACGCTGCTGCCGGCGGGTGGTACGGAAGCCTGGCGGACTCCGCGCTGGTCCACCTGTGTGAGCACTTCCTGGTCAGCGCGCAGCAGGTGAGCGGGTTGCCATGGTGGCTGAGCATCATGGCCGCCACGCTGACGGTGAGGACCGTCATCACGCTGCCGCTGGCAGCCTATCAGCTGGT
Above is a genomic segment from Odontesthes bonariensis isolate fOdoBon6 chromosome 13, fOdoBon6.hap1, whole genome shotgun sequence containing:
- the selenot2 gene encoding selenoprotein T2, yielding MAEYNQAGLLAALLLFTALTLRDVYLGRSGTQQPDGPGLSPDTLPDSEPGKPAKASMYTGPVLRFQYCISUGYSKVFQEHSHAISQVYPDMRIEGGNYPPTTVNRCLGNLFSYLKLLAILLIVSGQNPFPFLGLDTPRAWTWTQDNKIFSCLMAFFLCNMMETHFLSTGAFEVTLNDVPVWSKLQSGYVPNIQEMFQILDNHLKMNQGGHMTFSST